In Wenyingzhuangia fucanilytica, the following are encoded in one genomic region:
- a CDS encoding regulatory protein RecX, with protein sequence MQNKKTYTVEEAKRALENYCVYQDRCHKEVEEKLAKMGMIPQACEVIILHLMEHNFLNEERFSKSFARGKFRIKKYGKVRITQELKFRNISDYNIKTALKEIDENEYIETLYNLSSQKWESTKESNFYKKKKKVADFLLRKGYESSLIYEALSEYNQS encoded by the coding sequence ATGCAAAACAAAAAAACATACACTGTAGAAGAAGCCAAAAGAGCTTTAGAAAATTATTGTGTATACCAAGATAGATGTCATAAAGAGGTAGAAGAAAAATTAGCTAAAATGGGCATGATTCCTCAAGCCTGTGAAGTAATCATTTTGCATTTAATGGAACATAACTTTTTAAACGAAGAACGCTTTTCTAAAAGTTTTGCCAGAGGTAAATTCAGAATAAAAAAATATGGAAAAGTAAGAATTACTCAAGAACTTAAATTCAGAAATATTTCAGACTATAATATCAAAACAGCACTAAAAGAAATTGATGAAAACGAATATATAGAAACACTTTACAACTTGTCTTCTCAAAAATGGGAAAGCACCAAAGAATCTAACTTCTATAAAAAGAAAAAAAAGGTTGCTGATTTTTTACTTAGAAAAGGATATGAATCTAGCTTGATTTATGAAGCATTATCTGAATACAATCAATCATAA
- a CDS encoding ABC transporter ATPase: MLVDFNQLENTAKVFLYPSNKKFHPELLSEIEAKVNDFVSQWCDKNDIEAGFDIKYQRFIIIAINNTKPITTTIIDELVSFIFKLQLEHEIELLDKLNVCFKQGEFVQYKDVKEFKKLIKNKSVNKNTIVFDNLINTKEELESDWELPAEDTWYSRMF, translated from the coding sequence ATGTTAGTAGATTTTAATCAGCTTGAAAACACCGCCAAAGTTTTTTTATATCCTAGCAATAAAAAGTTCCATCCCGAACTACTTTCAGAAATTGAGGCTAAAGTAAACGATTTTGTATCTCAATGGTGTGATAAAAATGATATTGAAGCAGGTTTTGATATTAAATACCAACGCTTTATTATTATTGCCATTAACAACACCAAACCAATTACAACAACCATTATTGATGAATTGGTTAGTTTTATTTTTAAACTTCAGCTAGAACACGAAATTGAATTGTTAGACAAATTAAATGTTTGCTTTAAACAGGGAGAATTTGTGCAATACAAAGATGTTAAGGAGTTTAAAAAACTAATCAAAAACAAAAGTGTAAATAAAAACACCATTGTTTTTGATAATTTAATTAACACCAAAGAAGAACTAGAATCTGACTGGGAATTACCCGCAGAAGATACTTGGTACTCTAGGATGTTTTAA
- a CDS encoding toxin-antitoxin system YwqK family antitoxin gives MRLIALFMMSLVMNFSIAQNVKIKVVKEKLKGVSNTKREYQVIDNGIDPKHGYSLKHGYYKEFFKRDVVVSGRYKHDQKEGEWIYKDPEENYLQKGTFHEGKKVGLWYSFKKDVLSSKEYYNDKGRLDSILRYNNKNELVEYYSYDPINKVNYSKEEIGLGLKKEVIRTDSIKEKVKLFYPNGQLLEERAYENERLIYISDIYDINGNVLLASQMNGGDGLLQTIYLDDVLDGKYSIRDKAYYKNGIPDGAHTIYSNKGKLVCEGVNKEGFPFGKWKNWSSKKKKYTFITHTLNSKKKIEKRKVFSADKNGFNSRIVKGQKTIAVMLMKNRDEDEGSQHKLDFSVAVNESVKEYVDVKEFAKYFPVTKDEKYKIYVMFKVDVFGEISEVKVKSASKSILVQHQVEKALSKLPVLIPACLPESGKFVNLLFSLPIVFSQK, from the coding sequence ATGAGATTAATTGCCTTGTTCATGATGAGCCTTGTCATGAATTTTAGTATTGCCCAAAATGTTAAAATAAAAGTTGTTAAAGAAAAATTAAAAGGAGTTTCAAATACTAAAAGAGAATATCAGGTAATTGATAACGGTATAGATCCAAAGCATGGATATTCTTTAAAACACGGCTACTATAAAGAATTTTTTAAAAGAGATGTTGTGGTTAGTGGTCGTTATAAACACGATCAAAAGGAAGGAGAATGGATTTATAAAGATCCAGAAGAAAACTATCTTCAAAAAGGAACTTTTCACGAAGGAAAAAAGGTGGGACTTTGGTATTCGTTTAAAAAAGACGTTTTAAGTTCTAAGGAATATTATAATGATAAAGGTAGGTTAGATAGTATTCTTAGGTACAATAATAAAAACGAGCTTGTAGAATATTACTCTTATGATCCTATTAACAAAGTAAATTATAGTAAAGAAGAAATTGGTTTAGGACTTAAAAAAGAAGTGATAAGAACTGATTCCATTAAAGAAAAGGTTAAACTTTTTTATCCAAATGGTCAATTGTTAGAGGAGAGAGCATATGAGAACGAACGATTGATTTATATCTCAGATATTTATGATATAAATGGTAATGTTTTACTTGCCTCTCAAATGAATGGAGGAGACGGATTGTTACAAACCATATATTTGGATGATGTATTAGATGGAAAATACTCTATTAGAGACAAAGCTTATTATAAGAATGGAATTCCTGATGGAGCGCATACAATTTATAGTAATAAAGGAAAGTTAGTTTGTGAAGGGGTAAACAAAGAAGGGTTTCCGTTTGGAAAATGGAAAAACTGGAGTTCAAAAAAGAAAAAATATACTTTCATTACGCATACCTTAAATTCTAAGAAGAAAATAGAAAAGAGAAAGGTTTTTTCTGCTGATAAAAACGGATTCAACAGTCGTATTGTTAAAGGGCAAAAGACTATTGCTGTAATGTTAATGAAAAATAGAGATGAAGATGAGGGATCTCAACATAAGTTAGATTTTTCGGTAGCTGTAAACGAGAGTGTTAAAGAGTATGTTGATGTAAAAGAGTTTGCAAAGTATTTTCCTGTAACCAAAGACGAGAAATATAAAATATATGTGATGTTTAAGGTAGATGTTTTTGGGGAGATTTCTGAGGTTAAAGTGAAATCTGCTTCAAAAAGTATTTTAGTACAACATCAAGTAGAAAAAGCATTGAGTAAACTACCTGTGCTTATTCCTGCTTGTTTGCCAGAAAGCGGAAAGTTTGTGAATTTGTTGTTTAGCTTACCTATTGTTTTTAGTCAAAAGTAA
- the truB gene encoding tRNA pseudouridine(55) synthase TruB yields the protein MKTLEEYKEGQVLLIDKPLHWTSFQVVNKLRWVIKQHFGLKNIKVGHAGTLDPLATGLLILCTGKFTKKIETYQAQHKEYTGTIVLGATTPSYDLETEIDETFPTDHITSEMIYEATKQFVGEIDQKPPIFSAIKKEGKRLYELAREGKTTEIKSRKITISEFEITEIDFPNIHFRVACSKGTYIRSLAYDFGKALQTGSHLSALRRTKIGDFNVDKAISVQQFLKDFGLEPIVDN from the coding sequence ATGAAAACATTAGAGGAGTATAAAGAAGGTCAGGTTTTGTTGATAGATAAACCGTTACATTGGACATCTTTTCAGGTGGTTAATAAATTGCGATGGGTAATAAAACAACACTTTGGTCTTAAAAACATAAAAGTGGGTCATGCAGGAACTTTAGATCCTTTGGCTACAGGTTTATTAATTTTGTGCACAGGAAAGTTTACTAAGAAAATTGAAACTTATCAAGCTCAACACAAAGAATACACAGGTACTATTGTTTTAGGAGCAACCACACCTAGTTACGATTTAGAAACGGAGATTGATGAAACTTTTCCTACAGATCATATAACATCAGAAATGATTTATGAAGCCACAAAACAATTTGTGGGAGAAATAGATCAAAAACCACCTATTTTTTCTGCCATTAAAAAGGAAGGGAAACGTTTGTATGAATTGGCTAGAGAAGGAAAAACTACTGAAATAAAATCAAGAAAAATAACCATTTCGGAGTTTGAAATTACCGAAATAGATTTTCCTAATATTCATTTTAGAGTGGCTTGTAGTAAGGGAACTTATATTCGTTCCTTAGCTTATGATTTTGGTAAAGCCTTACAAACAGGTTCGCATTTATCGGCATTAAGAAGAACCAAAATTGGAGATTTTAATGTAGACAAAGCAATTAGTGTTCAACAATTTTTAAAAGACTTTGGTTTGGAACCCATTGTGGATAATTAA
- a CDS encoding undecaprenyl-diphosphate phosphatase, whose amino-acid sequence MGILEAIILGIIQGLTEFLPVSSSGHLEIAKFILGDNSVPEESLTYTVILHFATALSTIVIFRKEVFQILKGLFQFKVNDEFMFSLKIVLSMIPAVTIGLLFEKELESFFGGKILFVGAMLLVTAVLLLLADRAKTTNKDVSVVGSIIIGISQAIAMLPGISRSGATISTSVILGVDRNKAARFSFLMVVPLILGKIAKDLLGGDIHISSQEMIPMGAGFAAAFIAGLIACQWMIALVKKSKLIYFSIYCAVVGLIAITYTFLS is encoded by the coding sequence ATGGGAATTTTAGAAGCAATTATTTTAGGTATAATTCAAGGATTAACAGAATTTTTACCAGTATCGTCTAGTGGGCATTTAGAAATAGCAAAGTTTATATTGGGAGACAATTCTGTACCCGAAGAAAGTTTAACCTATACAGTTATTTTACATTTTGCTACTGCATTAAGCACCATTGTTATTTTTAGAAAAGAAGTGTTTCAAATCTTAAAAGGATTGTTTCAGTTTAAGGTAAACGATGAGTTTATGTTTTCTTTAAAAATAGTCTTGTCTATGATTCCTGCAGTAACAATTGGTTTGCTGTTTGAAAAAGAACTGGAGTCTTTTTTTGGAGGAAAAATTCTTTTTGTTGGAGCCATGTTGTTGGTAACAGCGGTACTTTTATTGTTGGCAGATAGAGCCAAAACAACTAATAAAGATGTGTCTGTAGTAGGATCAATTATTATAGGAATTTCTCAAGCGATTGCTATGTTGCCTGGTATTTCTAGATCTGGTGCAACAATTTCTACTTCTGTAATTTTAGGAGTGGATAGAAATAAAGCAGCAAGATTTTCATTTTTAATGGTAGTGCCTTTAATCTTAGGAAAAATTGCCAAAGATCTTTTAGGAGGTGATATCCATATTTCTTCTCAAGAAATGATTCCTATGGGAGCTGGTTTTGCTGCTGCATTTATTGCAGGATTAATTGCTTGTCAGTGGATGATTGCTTTGGTTAAAAAAAGCAAGTTGATTTATTTTTCTATTTACTGCGCAGTGGTAGGATTAATTGCTATTACTTATACATTTTTATCGTAA
- a CDS encoding DUF3098 domain-containing protein, giving the protein MKQKFASDFVFGKRNYQLMLIGLACIALGFILMSGGGSENPEVFNEAIYNFRRIRLAPTLVLIGFGIEIWAILAKPSKK; this is encoded by the coding sequence ATGAAACAAAAATTTGCATCAGACTTTGTGTTTGGGAAAAGAAATTATCAACTGATGTTGATAGGCTTGGCATGTATTGCCCTTGGTTTTATTTTAATGTCTGGTGGAGGTTCTGAAAACCCAGAAGTATTTAACGAAGCGATATATAATTTTAGAAGAATTAGACTAGCACCTACTTTGGTGTTAATTGGTTTTGGAATTGAAATTTGGGCCATTCTAGCAAAACCATCAAAAAAATAA
- a CDS encoding cell division protein FtsX, with protein MSKSFEKYQKRRLQASYLSVVLSITMVLLMVGFLGLTVLKYRNLSGYFKEKVSITLYLKNNISDKQQIALKKFLTDKDYTNRIRFVSKKQAAEEFSKDIGEDFLSFLGDNPLKSYYEIRLKADFVSPAQLVYIKKELEKNEFIEEAAYDAPLVDLLTKNIKTIGFWLIVGASVLAFISVLLLNSSIRLSIYSKRFTIKTMQMVGATKAFIRKPFILGSVRLGLAGAFFASSILLIICYKINHKLPALALLEDVKVLALVVGGIFASAIIITAASAFMATQRFLRLKTDQLYF; from the coding sequence ATGTCAAAATCTTTTGAAAAGTATCAAAAAAGACGTTTACAAGCCTCTTACTTATCTGTAGTGTTAAGTATTACAATGGTTTTATTAATGGTTGGTTTTTTAGGATTAACAGTTTTAAAATACCGTAATTTAAGTGGTTATTTTAAAGAAAAGGTTAGTATTACCTTGTATTTAAAAAACAATATATCAGACAAACAACAAATTGCTTTAAAGAAGTTTTTAACGGATAAAGATTATACTAATAGAATAAGGTTTGTTTCTAAAAAGCAAGCTGCAGAAGAATTTAGTAAAGATATTGGTGAAGATTTTTTAAGCTTTTTGGGAGATAATCCTTTAAAAAGTTATTACGAAATTAGGTTAAAGGCAGATTTTGTTAGTCCTGCACAGTTGGTGTATATCAAAAAAGAATTAGAAAAAAATGAGTTTATAGAAGAAGCAGCTTACGATGCTCCTTTGGTAGATTTGTTAACTAAAAATATTAAAACCATAGGGTTTTGGTTAATTGTTGGAGCATCGGTATTGGCATTTATATCTGTATTGTTATTAAACAGTTCTATTAGATTATCTATTTATTCAAAAAGATTTACCATCAAAACCATGCAAATGGTTGGGGCTACCAAAGCTTTTATTCGCAAACCATTTATCTTAGGAAGCGTGCGTTTAGGTTTGGCAGGAGCATTTTTTGCATCTTCTATTTTATTGATAATATGTTATAAAATAAACCATAAATTACCTGCTTTAGCGTTGTTAGAAGATGTAAAAGTTTTGGCTTTAGTGGTTGGAGGTATTTTTGCATCAGCAATTATTATTACCGCAGCGAGTGCTTTTATGGCTACGCAAAGATTTTTACGTTTAAAAACAGATCAACTTTATTTTTAA
- the rbfA gene encoding 30S ribosome-binding factor RbfA: MEETNRQKKIAGVIQKDLAEVLQADARNGLRGVIISVSKVSVTADLGQAKAYLSVFPSEKREEIIKAVNANVVGIRHELAQRTKHQLRRMPNLLFFGDDSLDYIENIDDSLKGKDVNPIYNPEILDKRKKS; this comes from the coding sequence ATGGAAGAAACAAATAGACAAAAGAAAATAGCAGGGGTTATTCAAAAAGATTTAGCCGAAGTTTTACAAGCTGATGCAAGAAATGGTTTACGTGGTGTAATTATTTCTGTATCAAAAGTAAGTGTTACTGCAGATTTAGGACAAGCTAAAGCTTATTTAAGTGTATTTCCATCTGAAAAAAGAGAGGAAATTATTAAAGCTGTAAATGCCAATGTAGTAGGAATTCGTCATGAATTGGCGCAACGTACCAAACACCAACTAAGACGTATGCCTAACTTATTATTTTTTGGAGATGATTCTTTAGATTACATTGAAAACATTGATGATTCTTTAAAAGGAAAAGATGTAAACCCTATTTACAATCCTGAAATTTTAGACAAAAGAAAAAAATCTTAA
- a CDS encoding ABC transporter permease, whose protein sequence is MRFPLYIAQRYLKSKSGNNIINLVTILACMGVIAGTTALFIVLSVFSGIKDYSLSILDVDTPDIRISPNQGKTFLVDHNFIQKLQNTPDSIFYTKTIEERAFFKNKDKEEIAYIKGVDSLFNKVTPLDSLVMVGEWFAATSTNACITDYQLTRKLDLNVYTDLLQVYVPKTGKGYITNPSNAFTTIKPQVVGVISNQNQEENKFVYVPLSLAQQLLSKASNEVSYIDIAFKNKTNPNNTIKYLKENFPSYKISKREEINGSFYKILNSEKLIAYLVSLLVVVMVLSNTSGTIIMVIVDKKNDIKTLLNIGAPLKKVRRIFGIYGFLLNVVGMLIGLAIGVIVVFAQLHYELVMITPTIAYPISFQWENIWVVCITIIVFGALASLLASGRISERFVKRR, encoded by the coding sequence TTGAGGTTTCCACTATACATTGCCCAACGCTATTTAAAATCTAAAAGTGGTAACAATATCATCAATCTTGTTACCATTTTGGCTTGTATGGGTGTAATTGCTGGAACCACAGCCCTATTTATAGTTCTTTCTGTTTTTTCCGGAATAAAAGACTATAGTTTAAGTATTTTAGATGTAGATACTCCTGATATCCGCATCAGTCCTAATCAAGGAAAAACTTTTTTGGTTGATCACAATTTCATCCAAAAATTACAAAACACACCAGATTCTATTTTTTATACCAAAACTATAGAAGAACGTGCCTTTTTTAAAAATAAAGACAAAGAAGAAATTGCTTATATCAAAGGGGTTGATAGTCTTTTTAACAAAGTAACTCCTTTAGATTCTTTGGTCATGGTTGGAGAGTGGTTTGCTGCTACTAGCACCAATGCCTGTATTACAGATTATCAATTAACCAGAAAACTAGATTTAAACGTTTATACCGATTTACTTCAAGTTTATGTACCCAAAACAGGAAAAGGATACATCACCAATCCTAGCAATGCTTTTACTACCATAAAACCTCAAGTTGTTGGGGTAATTTCTAATCAAAACCAGGAAGAGAATAAGTTTGTATATGTTCCTTTAAGTTTGGCGCAACAACTTTTAAGTAAAGCTTCTAATGAAGTTAGTTATATTGATATAGCTTTTAAAAACAAAACAAACCCAAACAATACGATTAAGTATTTAAAGGAAAACTTTCCGAGTTATAAAATTTCTAAACGAGAAGAAATTAACGGTTCTTTTTATAAAATTTTAAATTCCGAAAAACTAATTGCTTATTTGGTTTCTTTGTTGGTTGTAGTGATGGTTTTATCTAACACTAGCGGAACTATTATTATGGTGATTGTAGATAAGAAAAATGACATCAAAACCCTATTAAATATAGGAGCTCCATTAAAAAAAGTAAGACGTATTTTTGGTATCTACGGATTCTTATTAAATGTAGTAGGAATGCTTATTGGATTGGCTATTGGAGTTATTGTTGTATTTGCACAACTGCACTACGAACTAGTAATGATTACTCCTACCATTGCTTACCCTATTTCTTTTCAATGGGAAAACATTTGGGTAGTTTGTATTACAATAATTGTTTTTGGAGCCTTAGCAAGCTTATTGGCTAGCGGTAGAATTTCAGAAAGATTTGTAAAAAGAAGATAA
- the dusB gene encoding tRNA dihydrouridine synthase DusB: MVKIGDIELCDFPLLLAPMEDVSDPPFRALCKEQGADLVYTEFISSEGLIRDAAKSVKKLDIYEKERPVGIQIFGANLESMLRTVEIVEQSKPDIIDINFGCPVKKVVSKGAGAGILKDIDLMVSLTKEMVKHTKLPVTVKTRLGWDENSIMIEEVAERLQDVGCAAISIHGRTRAQMYKGDADWTRIAAVKNNQRMHIPVFGNGDVTSPERAIEMRDDYGLDGCMIGRAAIGNPWFFKEVKHFMATGEHLPMASIEDRVEVARRHLEMEIAWKENEVQAVMETRRHYANYFKGIRDFKDYRIRLVTEDTAQGVYDVMNEVLDRFGNIAQEKLMQK, translated from the coding sequence ATGGTAAAAATAGGTGATATAGAATTATGCGACTTTCCTTTGTTGTTAGCTCCTATGGAAGATGTTAGTGATCCTCCGTTTAGAGCTTTATGTAAAGAACAAGGTGCAGATTTGGTGTATACTGAATTTATATCATCCGAAGGATTGATTAGAGATGCCGCAAAAAGTGTAAAAAAACTGGATATTTACGAAAAAGAACGTCCGGTTGGAATACAAATTTTTGGTGCTAACTTAGAATCTATGCTACGTACGGTGGAAATTGTAGAGCAATCTAAACCAGATATTATTGATATCAATTTTGGATGTCCTGTAAAAAAAGTGGTAAGTAAAGGTGCTGGGGCAGGTATTTTAAAAGATATCGATTTGATGGTTTCTTTAACCAAAGAAATGGTAAAACATACCAAGTTACCTGTAACAGTAAAAACACGTTTAGGGTGGGATGAGAATTCTATTATGATAGAAGAAGTTGCAGAACGTTTACAAGACGTAGGTTGTGCGGCCATTTCTATTCATGGACGTACTCGTGCTCAAATGTATAAGGGAGATGCAGATTGGACAAGAATTGCAGCGGTAAAAAATAATCAGCGTATGCATATTCCTGTTTTTGGAAATGGTGATGTTACTTCTCCAGAACGTGCTATTGAAATGAGAGATGATTACGGTTTAGATGGTTGTATGATTGGTCGTGCTGCTATTGGAAATCCTTGGTTTTTTAAAGAAGTTAAACATTTTATGGCTACAGGAGAGCATTTACCAATGGCTTCTATAGAGGATAGGGTTGAGGTTGCTCGTAGACATTTAGAAATGGAAATTGCTTGGAAAGAAAATGAAGTTCAAGCCGTGATGGAAACTCGTAGACATTATGCAAATTACTTTAAAGGAATTAGAGATTTTAAAGACTACAGAATCCGATTGGTGACCGAAGACACAGCACAAGGAGTGTACGATGTGATGAACGAAGTTTTAGATAGGTTTGGAAATATTGCTCAAGAAAAATTGATGCAGAAGTAA
- a CDS encoding 4-fold beta flower protein, producing MRKIIILLVLIFNLTALAQGDISLFNSKGDATAYISTDDEDLTIYLWGGKPVAYLYKNNGEFHVYGFNGVHLGWFINGIVRNHDGNAMGVTKEATSMYTNYEPYKGYKEYKPYKSYREYAPYKPYLSSSWGSMNFKLFLLQGIDD from the coding sequence ATGAGAAAAATTATAATTTTATTAGTACTGATATTTAATTTAACCGCTTTAGCTCAAGGAGATATATCTTTATTTAATTCTAAAGGAGATGCAACGGCTTATATCAGTACAGATGATGAGGATTTAACTATTTATTTATGGGGAGGAAAACCAGTTGCTTACTTATATAAGAACAATGGAGAATTTCATGTTTATGGCTTTAACGGAGTTCATTTAGGTTGGTTCATTAATGGTATTGTAAGAAACCATGATGGCAATGCTATGGGTGTAACAAAAGAAGCTACAAGTATGTACACTAACTACGAACCATATAAAGGATATAAAGAATATAAGCCATATAAAAGCTACAGAGAATATGCTCCATACAAACCGTACCTAAGTAGCTCATGGGGATCAATGAATTTTAAGTTGTTTCTTTTACAAGGTATTGATGATTAA
- a CDS encoding L-rhamnose mutarotase, which yields MSTKRYCLTCDLKDDEALIAEYKEYHKSVWPEIITSIKEAGIVDMQIYLSGNRMFMIMECDETFDPVKKAEMDANNPKVQEWEQLMWKYQQGLPWAKPGEKWIEMEKVFQL from the coding sequence ATGAGTACAAAAAGATATTGCCTTACTTGTGATTTAAAAGATGATGAAGCATTAATTGCAGAATATAAAGAATATCATAAAAGTGTTTGGCCAGAAATTATTACAAGTATAAAAGAGGCTGGAATTGTAGACATGCAAATTTACTTATCAGGTAATAGAATGTTTATGATTATGGAATGCGATGAAACTTTTGATCCTGTAAAAAAAGCAGAAATGGATGCTAATAACCCAAAAGTGCAAGAATGGGAACAATTAATGTGGAAATATCAACAAGGATTGCCGTGGGCTAAGCCAGGTGAAAAATGGATTGAAATGGAGAAAGTATTTCAGTTGTAA
- the fucP gene encoding L-fucose:H+ symporter permease: MSQSIKKPIVSKELLFPFIIITSLFALWGIANDLTNPMVSAFKKVMPELSNMQASLVQFAFYFGYFFMALPAALFIRKFSYKSGIILGLCLYAIGAFLFYPAAAFQEFNYFLVSLWVITCGLAFLETTSNPLILALGDSETATQRLNLAQAFNPVGSLMGMIVAQQFVISALRSDDKDETGALVYDTLSETAKAAVRENDLGVISVPYIILGLVVLVIMVIIFATKIPKTEEKDKMELGASFKKLFANKNYVEGVVAQSFYVGAQIMCWTFIFQYVDNINTGLSESETLTATWYNVAAMIIFLSGRWIGTALMRTMNPSRVLMMFGVGGVICCSGAILLPGTIGLYSLVGVSMFMSIMFPTIYGIALKDMGDEAKIGSAGLVMAIVGGALMPVLQGSILDWGGSGFADVKILGYIPEVNFSFVLPLICLMVVTLYGYRTYKKSI, from the coding sequence ATGAGTCAAAGTATTAAAAAACCAATAGTAAGTAAGGAATTATTATTTCCTTTTATCATTATTACTTCTTTGTTTGCCCTTTGGGGAATTGCAAACGATTTAACCAATCCAATGGTTTCTGCCTTTAAAAAAGTAATGCCAGAATTGTCTAATATGCAAGCGTCTTTAGTGCAATTTGCTTTTTATTTTGGATATTTTTTCATGGCTTTACCAGCAGCTTTATTTATCAGAAAATTTAGTTATAAATCAGGAATTATATTAGGACTTTGTTTGTATGCTATTGGTGCTTTTTTGTTTTATCCAGCAGCAGCTTTTCAGGAGTTTAATTACTTTTTGGTGTCCTTATGGGTAATTACTTGTGGTTTGGCATTTTTAGAAACTACTTCTAATCCATTAATCTTAGCTTTAGGAGATTCAGAAACCGCTACACAACGTTTAAATTTAGCACAAGCATTTAATCCTGTTGGATCTTTAATGGGAATGATAGTTGCTCAGCAATTTGTGATTTCTGCATTAAGATCTGATGATAAAGATGAAACAGGAGCTTTGGTTTATGATACTTTGTCTGAGACTGCAAAAGCAGCTGTTCGAGAAAATGATTTGGGAGTAATTAGTGTACCATATATCATTTTAGGATTGGTGGTATTGGTAATTATGGTTATTATTTTTGCTACTAAAATTCCTAAAACAGAAGAAAAAGATAAAATGGAGTTAGGAGCTTCTTTTAAAAAGTTATTTGCAAATAAAAATTATGTAGAAGGAGTTGTAGCACAATCATTTTATGTTGGTGCACAAATTATGTGTTGGACATTTATTTTTCAATATGTAGATAATATCAATACAGGTTTATCAGAAAGTGAAACTTTAACAGCAACTTGGTACAATGTTGCTGCTATGATTATCTTTTTATCAGGTAGATGGATTGGTACTGCTTTAATGAGAACCATGAATCCATCAAGAGTGTTAATGATGTTTGGTGTTGGAGGGGTAATTTGTTGTAGTGGAGCTATTTTGTTACCAGGAACAATTGGTTTATACTCATTAGTTGGTGTTTCTATGTTTATGTCTATTATGTTCCCAACAATTTATGGAATTGCTTTAAAAGATATGGGTGATGAAGCAAAAATTGGGTCTGCAGGATTGGTAATGGCTATTGTAGGTGGGGCTTTAATGCCAGTGTTACAAGGTAGTATTTTAGACTGGGGAGGTTCAGGTTTTGCTGATGTAAAAATATTAGGATATATTCCAGAAGTTAACTTCTCGTTTGTTTTGCCTTTAATTTGTTTGATGGTGGTAACCTTGTATGGATATAGAACGTATAAAAAATCAATATAA
- a CDS encoding amidohydrolase family protein, which produces MKDLVIDSHQHFWKYGTENHSWIDDEMAIIRKDFLPTDLKAVYQENNIDGCVAVQADQTIEETNFLIDLATQNNFIKGVVGWVDFRADDIDEVLKHYSQHKVVKGFRHIVQGESDPNFLLRPDFINGISKLEKYNFTYDILVFPHQLGAVLEFVKQFPNINFVIDHIAKPYIKDGFYDGWAVLMTEIGKCPNVYCKLSGLITEADYKNWTDEQLEPYMELVLKAFGANKLMFGSDWPVCLVAGNYAQVKNSITKFISKLSSQEQAAIMGNNAAKFYSL; this is translated from the coding sequence ATGAAAGATTTAGTAATAGATTCACATCAGCATTTTTGGAAGTACGGCACCGAAAATCACAGTTGGATAGATGATGAAATGGCCATCATTAGAAAAGATTTTTTGCCTACCGATTTAAAAGCAGTTTATCAAGAAAATAATATTGATGGTTGTGTAGCAGTACAAGCCGATCAAACTATTGAAGAAACCAACTTTTTAATTGATTTGGCTACTCAAAACAATTTTATCAAAGGAGTTGTAGGTTGGGTAGATTTTAGAGCCGATGATATTGATGAGGTTTTAAAACACTATAGTCAACATAAAGTAGTAAAGGGATTTCGTCATATTGTACAAGGAGAGTCAGACCCCAATTTTTTATTAAGACCTGATTTTATCAATGGAATTTCTAAGTTAGAAAAATACAATTTTACTTATGATATTTTGGTGTTTCCACATCAACTAGGAGCAGTTTTAGAATTTGTAAAACAATTTCCGAATATCAATTTTGTGATAGATCATATTGCAAAACCTTATATTAAAGATGGTTTTTATGATGGCTGGGCAGTTTTAATGACAGAAATTGGAAAATGCCCAAATGTGTATTGTAAACTTTCTGGTTTGATTACTGAAGCAGATTACAAAAACTGGACAGATGAGCAATTAGAGCCTTATATGGAATTGGTTTTAAAAGCATTTGGTGCTAATAAATTAATGTTTGGTTCCGATTGGCCAGTGTGTTTGGTTGCAGGAAATTATGCACAAGTAAAAAATAGCATTACAAAGTTTATATCAAAATTAAGTTCTCAGGAGCAAGCAGCTATTATGGGAAATAATGCAGCTAAGTTTTATAGTTTATAA